In Phyllobacterium zundukense, one DNA window encodes the following:
- a CDS encoding aldo/keto reductase — protein sequence MFNVDANGAKIPAIGFGTFRMPGADVLRMVPAVLKLGYRHIDTAQIYGNEAEVGQAIASSDVPRANIFLTTKVWVDRYRHDDFIRSVDESLKKLKTDYVDLLLLHWPQSDVPLAERIGALNEVRDAGKVRHIGISNFNTALMAEAVALSKAPIVTNQVEYHPYLDQTPVLDAARKSGMSITAYYAMADGKVIGDPTIKAIAAAHGKSEAQVVLRWLVQQDGVVTLSKTVSEERAKSNFQIFDFELSSDEMRALHALARPDGRIVSPRNLAPDWD from the coding sequence ATGTTCAATGTAGACGCCAATGGCGCAAAGATCCCCGCAATCGGCTTCGGCACGTTCCGTATGCCGGGCGCCGACGTGCTCCGCATGGTCCCGGCAGTCCTCAAACTCGGCTACCGCCACATCGATACGGCGCAGATATATGGCAATGAAGCCGAGGTCGGCCAGGCGATCGCCAGCTCGGACGTTCCCCGCGCCAATATTTTCCTCACGACCAAGGTCTGGGTCGACCGTTACCGGCATGACGATTTCATCCGGTCAGTCGATGAAAGCCTGAAGAAACTCAAGACCGACTACGTCGACCTTCTGCTTCTGCACTGGCCGCAGAGCGATGTACCCTTGGCGGAACGTATAGGCGCTTTGAACGAAGTGCGTGATGCCGGCAAGGTTCGCCATATCGGCATCAGCAATTTCAACACCGCTTTGATGGCGGAAGCAGTTGCGCTGAGCAAGGCGCCGATCGTCACCAACCAGGTCGAATATCACCCCTATCTCGATCAGACGCCCGTGCTCGATGCAGCACGAAAGTCCGGGATGAGCATCACCGCCTACTACGCCATGGCCGATGGCAAGGTGATCGGCGATCCGACCATCAAGGCGATTGCTGCTGCCCATGGCAAGAGCGAAGCCCAGGTGGTTCTGCGCTGGCTCGTGCAGCAGGACGGCGTGGTCACCCTGTCGAAGACCGTCAGTGAAGAACGCGCGAAGAGCAATTTCCAGATCTTCGATTTTGAGCTGTCGTCGGATGAGATGCGGGCCCTGCACGCTCTCGCACGACCGGATGGCCGCATCGTCAGTCCGCGCAATCTCGCACCAGACTGGGATTAG
- a CDS encoding D-alanyl-D-alanine carboxypeptidase family protein produces MSLYSLPKIVALMGLVLGLASGCTTAATLDPVGTGVAPVSEKSASIVVDGSTGVVLYQASADLPRIPASLTKMMTLYLTFEALQSGRITKSTLIPVSAHAASQAPSKLGFKPGQTIDIDTAIKAIVVKSANDVAVALAEYLGGTEEQFATLMTDKAHRLGMRGTTFHNASGLPDPQQITTARDMALLGLALRRHYPQQYYYFGTQDFVFNGKLVRGHNRVLSQLNGADGIKTGYVRASGFNIVTSVSDNGRQLVAVVMGGNTAKIRDAQVVSLVNTYLPQVASR; encoded by the coding sequence ATGTCGTTGTATTCACTTCCGAAAATCGTAGCTTTGATGGGGCTGGTGCTTGGCCTCGCAAGCGGCTGCACCACGGCCGCGACGCTCGATCCGGTTGGCACGGGTGTTGCGCCCGTTTCGGAAAAATCCGCGTCCATCGTTGTCGATGGCAGCACGGGTGTCGTACTTTATCAGGCGAGCGCCGATCTGCCGCGTATTCCTGCATCGCTGACCAAGATGATGACGCTGTACCTGACATTCGAGGCGCTGCAATCCGGCCGCATAACCAAGTCGACGCTGATTCCCGTGTCGGCCCACGCGGCATCCCAGGCACCAAGCAAGCTCGGCTTCAAGCCGGGTCAGACAATCGATATCGATACGGCGATCAAGGCGATCGTGGTGAAATCCGCCAACGACGTGGCGGTAGCACTAGCCGAATACCTCGGTGGTACGGAGGAACAGTTTGCCACGCTGATGACCGACAAGGCGCACCGGCTCGGCATGAGAGGCACGACGTTCCACAATGCCTCGGGACTGCCCGACCCGCAGCAGATCACCACGGCACGAGACATGGCGCTGCTTGGCCTTGCCTTGCGCAGGCATTACCCCCAGCAATATTATTATTTCGGCACCCAGGATTTCGTCTTCAACGGCAAGCTTGTTCGCGGTCATAACCGGGTGCTTAGCCAGTTGAACGGTGCAGACGGCATCAAGACCGGCTATGTCCGGGCTTCCGGGTTCAATATCGTCACCTCCGTCAGCGACAATGGCCGCCAGCTTGTTGCGGTGGTCATGGGTGGCAATACGGCGAAGATCCGCGATGCGCAGGTCGTCAGCCTGGTGAACACTTATCTACCTCAGGTTGCTTCCCGCTGA
- a CDS encoding L-idonate 5-dehydrogenase, protein MSTKSIAATLFGAEDLRVVDVELGDLQPNMVRVKFGAGGICGSDMHYFRHARTGDFVVTSPLILGHEVAGEIVEVGSNVSGMAVGERVAVNPSRWCEQCVYCHEGRANLCENIYFMGSASKTPHMQGGFASLFDATAAQCVKVPSDLPFQAAALAEPLAVCLHAVRRAGHVKGFSTIVFGAGPIGLLTMLALKHAEAGSVTMVDVAAAPLKFAEELGADQIVDLSKGEEQLAELAAATPFDIAFEISGTAAGLASAIRTVRRGGTVVQVGNLAGGTIPVPANAVMAKELDLVGTFRFGEEFFEAVELIVEGKIDVLRLVTGEYKLSDAPEAFRVALDRSRSVKVVLTA, encoded by the coding sequence ATGAGTACCAAAAGTATTGCTGCAACTCTCTTCGGCGCGGAAGATCTTCGCGTCGTGGATGTCGAACTCGGCGATCTCCAACCCAACATGGTGCGGGTCAAGTTCGGTGCCGGAGGCATATGCGGCTCGGATATGCACTACTTCCGTCATGCAAGGACTGGTGATTTCGTTGTCACCTCACCGCTCATCCTCGGCCATGAGGTGGCCGGTGAGATTGTCGAGGTCGGCAGCAATGTCAGCGGAATGGCTGTGGGCGAACGGGTTGCGGTCAATCCGTCCCGCTGGTGCGAACAGTGCGTCTATTGCCATGAGGGGCGCGCCAATCTTTGCGAGAATATCTATTTCATGGGCTCGGCCTCGAAGACCCCGCATATGCAGGGCGGGTTTGCCAGCCTGTTCGATGCGACCGCAGCGCAATGCGTCAAGGTGCCGTCGGACCTGCCTTTCCAGGCGGCAGCGCTGGCCGAACCGCTGGCGGTCTGCCTGCACGCGGTGCGCCGTGCGGGACATGTGAAGGGCTTTTCGACCATCGTCTTCGGCGCCGGTCCCATAGGCCTTCTGACCATGCTTGCGTTGAAACATGCGGAAGCGGGCTCGGTCACCATGGTCGACGTCGCCGCCGCACCGCTGAAATTTGCCGAAGAGCTCGGTGCCGACCAGATCGTCGATCTGTCGAAGGGCGAAGAGCAGCTGGCGGAACTCGCGGCGGCCACACCTTTCGACATCGCCTTCGAGATCTCCGGAACGGCGGCAGGGCTTGCCTCGGCCATTCGCACCGTCCGGCGCGGCGGCACGGTGGTGCAGGTCGGCAACCTTGCCGGCGGGACAATTCCCGTTCCCGCCAATGCGGTGATGGCGAAGGAACTGGACCTCGTCGGAACCTTCCGCTTCGGCGAGGAGTTCTTCGAGGCGGTCGAGTTGATCGTCGAGGGCAAGATCGATGTGCTGCGGCTGGTAACTGGCGAGTACAAGCTTTCCGATGCGCCTGAAGCCTTCCGGGTGGCCCTCGACAGGTCGCGCAGCGTCAAGGTGGTCCTAACGGCCTAA
- a CDS encoding TRAP transporter large permease has translation MLLLVGTFLVLMLVGVPVAISMAVASVLYLVFFGVAPDIIVAQRMIAGVESFPLLAVPFFILAGNLMNSAGVTGRIYSFAVSLVGWMKGGLAQVNIIGSVIFSGMSGTALADAAGIGTIEIKAMKDHGYPVEAAVGVTAASATLGPIFPPSLPFVIYGMMANVSIGALFMAGILPGVVMTVLMMVTVAIFAYIKRWGSDAPFEVKQLLEASLEIVVVFAVPLVIYLLTLTGLSVNASVGIALVLLLAADWYFDFSAVMALMTPVILIGGMTMGWFTPTEAAVAAVLWSLFLGLVRYRTMTLSSLAKASFDTIETTASVLFIVTAASVFAWLLTVSQAAQLLSTAILSITENKWVFLILVNLLMLFVGCFLDTIAAITILVPILLPLVLKFDIDPVHFGLIMTLNLMIGLLHPPLGMVLFVLSRVAKLSVERTTMAILPWLVPLFIALIAITFVPAITLWLPTQLGLIK, from the coding sequence ATGCTATTGCTTGTCGGAACATTTCTCGTCCTCATGCTCGTCGGCGTGCCGGTGGCCATTTCCATGGCCGTCGCGTCGGTTCTCTATCTCGTGTTCTTCGGCGTTGCCCCTGACATCATCGTCGCGCAGCGCATGATCGCCGGCGTCGAGAGCTTTCCCCTGCTCGCCGTACCCTTCTTCATCCTTGCCGGCAATCTGATGAACTCCGCCGGCGTCACCGGCCGCATCTATTCCTTCGCCGTGTCCCTTGTCGGCTGGATGAAGGGCGGTCTGGCACAGGTCAACATCATCGGTTCTGTGATCTTTTCCGGCATGTCGGGAACGGCGCTTGCCGATGCTGCCGGTATCGGCACCATCGAGATCAAGGCAATGAAGGACCACGGTTATCCCGTGGAGGCGGCTGTCGGCGTGACCGCTGCGTCGGCAACGCTCGGCCCGATTTTCCCGCCATCGCTGCCCTTCGTCATCTACGGCATGATGGCCAATGTCTCCATCGGCGCCCTGTTCATGGCCGGCATCTTGCCAGGGGTCGTCATGACCGTGCTGATGATGGTTACCGTCGCCATCTTCGCCTATATCAAGAGGTGGGGTTCCGATGCGCCATTCGAGGTGAAGCAGCTTCTGGAAGCCTCGCTTGAAATCGTCGTGGTTTTCGCCGTCCCGCTGGTCATCTATCTGCTGACCCTGACCGGTCTGTCCGTCAATGCCTCCGTCGGTATCGCCCTCGTCCTCTTGCTGGCTGCCGACTGGTATTTCGACTTCTCCGCGGTCATGGCACTGATGACGCCGGTCATCCTGATCGGCGGCATGACCATGGGCTGGTTCACACCGACGGAAGCGGCCGTGGCGGCCGTGCTTTGGTCGCTGTTCCTCGGCCTGGTGCGTTATCGCACGATGACACTTTCGAGCCTCGCCAAGGCCAGCTTTGATACGATCGAGACCACCGCATCGGTGCTCTTCATCGTGACCGCGGCCTCCGTCTTCGCCTGGCTGCTGACCGTGAGCCAGGCAGCCCAGCTGCTGTCGACGGCCATTCTCTCGATCACCGAGAACAAGTGGGTCTTCCTGATCCTGGTCAATCTGCTGATGCTGTTCGTCGGCTGCTTCCTCGACACGATCGCGGCCATCACCATCCTGGTGCCGATCCTTCTGCCGCTCGTGCTGAAATTCGACATCGATCCGGTGCATTTCGGTTTGATCATGACGCTCAACCTGATGATCGGCCTTCTGCATCCGCCGCTCGGCATGGTATTGTTCGTGCTGTCGCGGGTAGCCAAGCTTTCGGTCGAGCGTACCACCATGGCAATCCTGCCCTGGCTCGTTCCGCTCTTCATCGCACTGATCGCCATCACCTTCGTGCCGGCGATTACCCTCTGGCTGCCAACACAATTGGGTCTGATCAAATGA
- a CDS encoding TRAP transporter small permease yields MSKEVHTQITAEEIAHSFEEAAPVANVADYAIEDWLTLIVFWLMTGCVFLQFFTRYVMNDSYAWTEEIAINCLIGVVFLGSVLCVRVSRHIQVDVLYHYLPASIARVLAIFVDLVRIAFFVYAVWLMWRYVDIVADERMVTVDLPRNIVFYGVLLAFVLMLFRAIQVFISNIRRGYSVLERPEEFQKIED; encoded by the coding sequence ATGTCAAAAGAAGTTCACACACAGATTACCGCCGAGGAAATCGCCCATTCCTTCGAGGAAGCGGCGCCTGTCGCGAATGTTGCGGATTATGCGATCGAAGACTGGCTGACGCTCATCGTCTTCTGGCTGATGACCGGCTGCGTCTTTCTGCAGTTCTTCACGCGCTATGTCATGAACGACAGCTATGCCTGGACGGAGGAGATCGCCATCAATTGCCTGATCGGCGTGGTGTTTCTCGGATCGGTGCTGTGCGTGCGCGTATCGCGGCACATCCAGGTGGACGTGCTCTACCACTACCTTCCGGCATCCATTGCCCGCGTCCTGGCGATCTTCGTCGATCTGGTGCGCATAGCCTTCTTCGTCTACGCCGTCTGGTTGATGTGGCGCTATGTCGACATCGTCGCCGACGAGCGCATGGTGACGGTGGACCTGCCCCGCAACATCGTTTTCTACGGTGTCCTGCTTGCATTCGTCCTGATGCTGTTTCGCGCCATTCAGGTTTTCATTAGCAATATTCGCCGCGGTTATTCCGTTCTGGAACGCCCCGAAGAATTCCAGAAGATCGAGGATTGA
- a CDS encoding sialic acid TRAP transporter substrate-binding protein SiaP — protein sequence MKIKLTTILGAVAALALSAAAAQAQTALKWAHVYETSEPFHTESVWAAEEIGKRTNGRYKIDVFPASQLGKEADINQGLKLGTVDIIISGSSFAARDYKPIGVTYFPYIFRGPEHLIAYTKSDVFKRLAAGYEEKSGNHIAAVSYYGTRQTTSNKPIAKCSDMQGLKIRVPDVPAYLAMPRACGANTTPIAFAEVYLALQNGTVEAQENPLTTIEAKKFFEVQKNIILTGHIVDHLNTVVSKQLWSSLSDEDKKIFSDVMLEAAEKTTKIIADKEKALVASFKERGLSVTDIDKADFEKNVVEKVKFEDFGYEKSDWEAIRAIKE from the coding sequence ATGAAGATCAAACTGACAACAATTCTGGGCGCGGTTGCCGCGCTCGCATTATCGGCCGCAGCGGCACAGGCGCAGACCGCGCTGAAGTGGGCGCACGTGTACGAAACATCCGAACCATTCCACACGGAATCCGTCTGGGCTGCGGAAGAGATCGGCAAGCGGACCAATGGCCGCTACAAGATCGACGTTTTCCCGGCATCGCAGCTGGGCAAGGAAGCCGACATCAACCAGGGTCTGAAACTCGGTACCGTCGACATCATCATTTCCGGTTCGAGCTTTGCCGCACGCGACTACAAGCCGATCGGCGTGACCTATTTCCCCTACATTTTCCGCGGTCCGGAGCATCTGATCGCCTATACCAAGAGTGACGTATTCAAGCGGCTCGCGGCCGGTTATGAGGAAAAGAGCGGCAACCACATTGCTGCCGTCAGTTATTACGGCACCCGCCAGACCACGTCGAACAAGCCCATCGCCAAGTGTTCGGACATGCAGGGCCTGAAGATCCGTGTGCCCGACGTTCCGGCCTATCTCGCCATGCCGCGTGCCTGCGGCGCCAACACGACGCCGATCGCCTTCGCCGAGGTCTATCTCGCACTGCAGAACGGCACGGTCGAGGCGCAGGAAAACCCGCTGACCACCATCGAAGCCAAGAAATTCTTCGAGGTGCAGAAGAACATCATCCTCACGGGCCACATCGTCGATCACCTCAATACGGTGGTTTCCAAGCAACTCTGGTCCAGCCTTTCCGATGAAGACAAGAAGATCTTCAGCGACGTGATGCTGGAAGCGGCCGAAAAGACCACAAAGATCATTGCCGACAAGGAAAAGGCACTGGTCGCGAGTTTCAAGGAACGTGGCTTGAGCGTGACCGATATTGACAAGGCCGACTTCGAGAAGAACGTCGTGGAGAAGGTGAAGTTCGAGGATTTCGGCTACGAGAAGTCCGATTGGGAAGCCATTCGCGCCATCAAGGAATGA
- a CDS encoding FadR/GntR family transcriptional regulator, with protein MFAAIQPRRLYRQVADQIRTLIESGKFAVGERLPGERELAEELGVSRPTIREALIALEVEGLVHIRMGSGIYVTGLQREKPVLAPAEDLEGPFELLRARSLIECAIAEEAAKVITPDHTEAMDAVLTKMAQTFNSPRTSIALDRTFHTTIANIIENSALNRFVGELFDQRMTPYFEKLASYFESPTSWREAFEEHRAIRDAIASGDPARAKEAMRFHLQQSQLRFSRSFDEDLESEKGRSAKGGRNGNIKI; from the coding sequence ATGTTCGCAGCCATTCAGCCGCGCCGGCTATATCGCCAGGTGGCGGACCAGATTCGCACCCTGATCGAAAGCGGCAAGTTTGCCGTTGGCGAACGGCTGCCGGGTGAGCGCGAACTTGCCGAGGAACTTGGCGTATCCCGCCCGACCATTCGGGAAGCTCTGATTGCGCTCGAAGTGGAAGGACTTGTACATATCCGCATGGGGTCCGGCATTTATGTCACCGGTCTGCAACGCGAAAAGCCTGTCCTGGCGCCAGCGGAAGATCTGGAGGGGCCGTTCGAACTCCTGCGCGCGCGTTCGCTCATCGAATGCGCCATTGCCGAGGAGGCCGCGAAGGTCATAACGCCCGATCATACTGAGGCCATGGACGCTGTCCTGACCAAGATGGCACAAACGTTCAACAGTCCGCGTACATCCATTGCGCTCGATCGGACCTTTCACACGACGATTGCCAACATCATCGAAAACTCGGCGCTCAACCGCTTTGTCGGTGAGCTCTTCGACCAGCGCATGACGCCGTATTTCGAAAAGCTCGCGAGTTATTTCGAAAGCCCTACGTCGTGGCGCGAGGCATTCGAGGAGCACCGGGCCATTCGCGATGCCATCGCCTCCGGCGATCCGGCGCGCGCCAAGGAAGCCATGCGGTTTCATCTGCAGCAGTCGCAATTGAGATTTTCCAGGAGTTTCGATGAAGACCTGGAAAGCGAGAAAGGCCGTTCCGCGAAGGGCGGCCGAAACGGAAACATCAAGATCTGA
- the thiD gene encoding bifunctional hydroxymethylpyrimidine kinase/phosphomethylpyrimidine kinase: MTAIAPTAIAMTIAGSDSGGGAGIQADLKTFSALGVYGTSVLTAITAQNTRGVTAIENLSPGIIRAQIDAVLSDIDVQAIKIGMVSTVETIETIAGALEHWGRRAVLDPVMVATSGDRLLQPEAIEALRQRLLPHALVLTPNLPEAALLTGEAIAADEAQMARQAERLLALGPAAVLIKGGHAKGELSTDLLFDGETVHRLSSPRIATNHDHGTGCTLAAAIAAGLAKGADLRGAVGQAKAYLTAAMAAADDLRVGQGRGPVHHFYRWWPASQPS; this comes from the coding sequence ATGACCGCAATCGCCCCGACCGCCATTGCCATGACCATTGCCGGGTCCGACAGCGGCGGTGGGGCGGGAATCCAGGCGGATCTGAAGACCTTCTCGGCGCTCGGCGTCTATGGCACGAGCGTGCTCACCGCCATCACCGCACAGAACACGCGCGGGGTTACCGCCATCGAGAATTTGTCACCCGGCATTATCCGCGCCCAGATCGACGCGGTGCTGTCGGATATCGACGTGCAGGCGATCAAGATCGGCATGGTTTCGACGGTCGAGACAATCGAGACCATAGCAGGGGCGCTCGAGCATTGGGGTCGAAGGGCCGTGCTCGATCCGGTGATGGTGGCGACGTCGGGCGACCGCCTGCTGCAACCGGAGGCGATTGAAGCTTTGCGGCAGCGACTACTGCCGCATGCACTGGTGCTGACGCCCAACCTGCCTGAAGCGGCTTTGCTGACGGGCGAAGCCATCGCGGCAGACGAAGCGCAAATGGCACGGCAGGCGGAGCGGTTGCTGGCACTTGGCCCTGCGGCTGTGCTGATCAAGGGCGGTCATGCGAAGGGCGAATTGAGCACCGATCTGTTATTTGATGGCGAGACAGTGCATCGCTTGTCGAGCCCGCGCATCGCGACCAATCATGATCATGGCACAGGCTGCACGCTGGCAGCGGCGATTGCTGCCGGGCTGGCGAAGGGCGCGGATTTGCGCGGGGCGGTGGGGCAAGCGAAGGCGTATCTGACGGCGGCGATGGCCGCTGCCGATGATCTCAGAGTGGGGCAGGGACGCGGGCCGGTGCACCATTTTTACCGGTGGTGGCCGGCGTCGCAGCCGTCATGA
- the thiE gene encoding thiamine phosphate synthase — MRPKVDFRLNAIVDVDAIGGDKDLGELALAAARGGATIIQYRDKNSPTRSMVERARAIHAALKGTGVTLVINDRIDVALAAGVEGVHIGREDMTVGDARALLGPGAIIGLTVKNEADAQAAIQGDIDYACIGGLFETPAKHNPDGPIGFDGFSRLAPIIRRVKPSLPIGAIAGIDLERTPPAIAAGADGVAVISAIFRQADPQGAAAALRAVVDASLKERA; from the coding sequence GTGCGACCAAAAGTAGATTTCCGGCTGAATGCCATCGTCGATGTCGACGCGATCGGCGGCGACAAGGATCTGGGCGAGCTTGCACTTGCAGCCGCCCGTGGCGGCGCCACGATCATCCAGTACCGCGACAAGAATTCACCGACGCGCTCGATGGTCGAGCGGGCGCGGGCAATCCATGCGGCGCTGAAGGGCACGGGTGTGACGCTGGTCATCAATGACCGCATCGACGTGGCGCTGGCTGCTGGGGTCGAGGGTGTGCATATCGGCCGCGAGGATATGACTGTCGGCGATGCCCGTGCCTTGCTTGGACCGGGTGCGATCATTGGCCTGACCGTTAAAAACGAAGCCGACGCGCAGGCAGCCATCCAGGGCGATATCGACTATGCCTGCATTGGCGGTCTGTTCGAGACACCGGCCAAGCATAATCCCGACGGTCCGATCGGCTTCGACGGCTTCAGCCGCCTGGCGCCGATCATCCGCAGGGTGAAACCAAGCCTGCCGATTGGCGCTATCGCCGGCATAGACCTTGAGCGGACGCCGCCTGCCATTGCTGCCGGAGCGGACGGTGTCGCGGTCATTTCGGCGATCTTCCGCCAGGCCGATCCGCAAGGCGCAGCCGCTGCCTTGCGCGCCGTGGTCGATGCATCGCTCAAGGAGCGGGCATGA
- a CDS encoding TadE/TadG family type IV pilus assembly protein produces the protein MKRFRDFLKDRSGATALTFALMLVPIMGMTGLAVDYSVATNERATLQDAADAAALAGASVFTGANKQAAEDRARAYLKANLGMAKYGAVTVNFSAANQRITVSLAGQTQTTFMRILNQDTMAVGVNAQALAPLKPSSATIKVDNIYGHWFKRVTVVAVKNGVETTVGTVVYQPTDHSFESGRGTGTTVPTKDQMTTITLSDYDSVYLKMQVKEDGCDIGYRNPDASKTIVKCVVDAKKTSYNRTYTTNNKDTVHYLFVDGKQLPPQSTPPLTDIFSCDGGTHKHAWEDGGGWAKQDVFYTVTSACKSVDGELVRLTH, from the coding sequence ATGAAGCGTTTTCGAGATTTCCTGAAAGACCGCAGCGGGGCCACGGCCCTTACATTCGCATTGATGCTCGTGCCGATCATGGGGATGACCGGGCTTGCTGTCGACTACAGCGTCGCGACCAATGAACGGGCCACGTTGCAGGATGCTGCCGATGCGGCGGCGCTAGCTGGTGCGTCAGTATTTACCGGTGCAAACAAGCAAGCTGCCGAAGATCGCGCAAGGGCTTATCTGAAGGCAAATCTCGGGATGGCCAAATACGGTGCAGTCACAGTCAATTTCAGCGCTGCGAACCAGCGAATAACCGTCAGTCTCGCTGGGCAGACTCAAACAACGTTCATGCGTATCCTCAATCAGGACACGATGGCGGTTGGTGTCAATGCGCAGGCATTGGCACCCCTGAAGCCAAGCAGTGCTACAATCAAGGTCGATAATATCTACGGTCACTGGTTCAAGCGCGTCACCGTTGTTGCCGTAAAAAACGGCGTTGAGACCACTGTTGGAACGGTTGTGTATCAACCCACAGATCACAGCTTTGAGAGTGGAAGAGGCACCGGTACAACCGTTCCGACAAAGGATCAGATGACAACGATCACGCTTTCAGATTACGACAGCGTCTATTTGAAAATGCAAGTCAAGGAAGACGGCTGTGATATAGGATATCGCAATCCCGACGCATCGAAAACGATTGTTAAATGTGTAGTTGACGCGAAGAAGACCAGTTACAACAGGACGTATACGACAAACAATAAGGACACGGTACATTATCTCTTTGTCGACGGGAAACAGCTTCCCCCTCAGTCAACGCCACCCCTCACGGACATTTTCAGCTGTGACGGCGGAACTCATAAGCATGCTTGGGAAGACGGAGGTGGTTGGGCGAAACAGGACGTCTTCTACACCGTGACATCGGCCTGCAAATCCGTCGATGGCGAACTTGTCCGTCTGACACACTGA
- a CDS encoding ABC transporter ATP-binding protein, giving the protein MMNALTTENLEVVFNRFRALRGVSIEVSPGESFGLVGESGSGKSTLLRAVAGLAPVSGGTITVNGKTLGSTRTKAFYREVQMVFQDPYGSLHPRQTVDRLLLEPLVIHGFGDIEKRILRALDEVGLGSSFRFRYSHQLSGGQRQRVAIARALILEPSILLLDEPTSALDASVQAEVLNLLEQIRRDRKLTFVMVSHDLAVVTHMCDRLMVMQNGAEVERLTASELAKRKVTQEYTRNLLVASQGFVRPDAAL; this is encoded by the coding sequence ATGATGAATGCGCTGACGACTGAAAATCTCGAAGTGGTGTTCAACCGGTTTCGCGCTCTGCGCGGTGTAAGCATCGAGGTGTCGCCGGGCGAATCCTTCGGTCTTGTCGGTGAGTCCGGTTCCGGAAAATCCACGCTCCTGCGTGCCGTAGCAGGCCTCGCGCCAGTCAGTGGCGGGACGATTACCGTCAACGGCAAGACGCTCGGCTCGACGCGGACCAAGGCGTTCTACCGCGAAGTGCAGATGGTGTTCCAGGATCCTTATGGTTCGCTGCACCCGCGCCAGACAGTGGACCGGCTGTTGCTGGAGCCGCTGGTCATCCATGGCTTCGGCGACATCGAAAAGCGCATCCTGCGCGCACTGGATGAAGTGGGGCTCGGATCGAGTTTTCGCTTCCGCTATTCGCACCAGCTCTCCGGCGGCCAGCGCCAGCGCGTTGCCATCGCCCGCGCTCTGATCCTGGAGCCGTCGATCCTGCTTCTGGACGAACCGACCTCGGCGCTCGATGCCTCGGTCCAGGCGGAGGTCTTGAACCTGCTTGAGCAAATTCGGCGCGACCGCAAGCTGACATTCGTCATGGTCAGCCATGATCTGGCCGTCGTCACCCATATGTGCGACCGCTTGATGGTGATGCAGAATGGTGCAGAGGTGGAGCGTCTGACAGCATCGGAGCTGGCCAAGCGCAAGGTGACGCAGGAGTACACGCGAAACCTGCTGGTGGCGAGCCAGGGGTTTGTCCGGCCGGACGCAGCGCTCTAG
- a CDS encoding ABC transporter ATP-binding protein — protein MSTMLNVEDLRVQFPTRTGVIDAVRGVSFTLGRERLGIVGESGSGKSQTGRAIMGLTPPHAKITARTLNFDGIDLLSASVKQRRALRGNRIAMILQDPKYSLNPVMSIGRQIVETLRTHEKVSKAEARKRALDMLAAVQIRDPERVYDLHPHEVSGGMGQRAMIAMMLITGPELLIADEPTSALDVTVQLDVLRILDDLVRDRGMGLIFISHDLRLVSSFCDRVIVMYAGRIVEEIAATDLHKAKHPYTQGLLNCMPQIDNDRHPLPVLDRKPEWAA, from the coding sequence ATGAGCACGATGCTTAACGTCGAAGACCTGCGGGTCCAGTTTCCGACCCGCACCGGTGTTATCGATGCGGTGCGCGGGGTTTCCTTCACCCTTGGCCGTGAACGTCTTGGCATTGTCGGCGAATCCGGCTCCGGGAAATCACAGACCGGCCGGGCCATCATGGGGCTGACGCCACCCCATGCGAAGATTACTGCCAGGACATTGAATTTCGATGGCATCGACCTGCTCAGCGCATCGGTGAAGCAGCGGCGGGCACTGCGCGGCAATCGCATTGCCATGATCCTGCAGGACCCGAAATATTCGCTCAACCCGGTCATGAGCATCGGCCGGCAAATCGTCGAAACCTTGCGGACGCACGAAAAGGTAAGCAAGGCCGAGGCGCGCAAGCGTGCGCTCGATATGCTTGCCGCCGTACAGATCCGAGATCCGGAGCGGGTCTATGATTTGCACCCGCACGAGGTCTCCGGCGGCATGGGCCAGCGCGCCATGATCGCCATGATGCTGATCACCGGGCCCGAACTGCTGATTGCCGACGAGCCGACCTCGGCGCTTGATGTTACCGTGCAGTTAGATGTCCTGCGCATACTCGACGATCTGGTGCGCGACCGCGGCATGGGGCTGATCTTCATCTCGCATGATCTGCGTCTCGTCTCGTCCTTCTGCGATCGGGTCATCGTCATGTATGCGGGGCGTATCGTCGAGGAAATCGCCGCGACGGACCTGCACAAGGCGAAACATCCCTATACGCAAGGCCTGCTCAACTGCATGCCACAGATCGACAATGACCGGCATCCGCTGCCAGTACTCGACCGCAAGCCGGAGTGGGCGGCATGA